A window from Chitinophaga filiformis encodes these proteins:
- a CDS encoding TolC family protein, protein MKYITKYIVWMLLCFPVGISAQVAPVLTLDSIIQRVDRNNVLLQSYGLKAESYKYSADAATAWMAPMVGLGTFMTPYPGQQVMDERDKGNIMLQLEQDIPNPAKLNAKKRYIASQGNIELATRDITLNDFKARAKLLYYSWLIARQRIAVLQETEKIMLMMKKIEEVRYPYNQSQLSGVYRATAKIEDNRNMIRMQEGTIAKARSWLNSLMNAPGNAAFEIDTTYEPRFAPAASYDTSSLSAVRKDIVRMDASIHSMQLNIESMKREKKPDFRIRFDHMSPLGDMMPKAYSAMGMVSIPIAPWTSKMYRSGIKAMQYNVQAMEKERSAMLQETQGMLYGMQYEIQTMQQRIATMEQKVIPALQQTLDANFLNYQENKLALSNVIDSWEALTMMQSGVLDEKLKLYEMIVDYEKQLYR, encoded by the coding sequence ATGAAGTACATCACTAAATATATTGTATGGATGCTGCTATGCTTCCCTGTCGGTATATCTGCACAGGTGGCGCCGGTATTAACGCTGGATAGTATCATACAAAGGGTTGACAGGAACAATGTATTGCTGCAATCTTACGGACTAAAGGCCGAAAGCTATAAATACAGCGCAGACGCTGCCACCGCCTGGATGGCGCCAATGGTAGGATTGGGTACGTTCATGACGCCGTATCCCGGTCAGCAGGTGATGGATGAAAGAGACAAAGGAAATATTATGCTGCAATTGGAGCAGGATATTCCCAATCCGGCGAAACTGAACGCAAAGAAGCGCTACATCGCTTCGCAGGGCAATATTGAACTGGCAACAAGAGATATCACCCTGAACGACTTTAAAGCCCGCGCCAAGCTGCTTTATTACAGCTGGCTGATAGCACGGCAGCGTATTGCAGTGCTGCAGGAAACTGAGAAGATCATGCTGATGATGAAGAAGATTGAAGAGGTCAGGTATCCTTACAATCAGTCCCAGCTAAGCGGTGTATATCGCGCAACTGCCAAAATTGAAGACAACCGGAACATGATCCGTATGCAGGAAGGTACTATTGCCAAAGCAAGATCCTGGCTCAATAGTCTCATGAATGCACCAGGCAACGCGGCTTTTGAAATAGATACGACCTATGAACCCCGCTTTGCACCGGCCGCCTCCTACGACACCAGTAGTCTTTCTGCCGTGCGAAAAGACATCGTCAGGATGGACGCCAGCATTCATTCCATGCAACTGAATATTGAAAGCATGAAACGGGAGAAGAAGCCTGACTTCAGGATACGTTTTGATCATATGTCCCCCCTCGGAGATATGATGCCGAAAGCTTACAGTGCGATGGGCATGGTGAGCATTCCTATTGCTCCCTGGACTTCAAAGATGTATAGATCCGGTATAAAGGCTATGCAATACAATGTCCAGGCAATGGAAAAGGAAAGGTCTGCAATGCTGCAGGAAACGCAGGGCATGTTGTACGGTATGCAGTACGAGATACAGACGATGCAGCAACGTATTGCCACCATGGAACAGAAGGTGATACCTGCTTTGCAGCAAACACTGGATGCCAATTTCCTGAACTACCAGGAAAACAAACTGGCGCTGAGCAATGTGATCGATTCCTGGGAAGCGCTCACCATGATGCAGTCCGGCGTACTCGACGAAAAATTAAAACTCTACGAAATGATAGTGGATTATGAGAAACAGCTATATCGTTAG
- a CDS encoding efflux RND transporter permease subunit produces MVHRIIEWSLRNRFIVLLMAAGIFAWGIFAVKKNPIDAIPDLSENQVIVFTEWMGRGPQLIEDQVTYPLVTNLQGLPRIKYVRGTSMFGMSFIYVIFNDDVDIYWARERVLERLSTVTRTLPNGVTPQLGPDGTGVGHILWYTLDAPDMDLGEQRALQDWYVKFALQNVEGVSEIASFGGFQKQYQITVDPNKLLYYRLSVADVINAVRTNNNESGGRKFELSDIGYIIKTSGYLKSVAEIENIPVKTQNSIPIRVADVAAVQMTGETRLGIFDQDGQGERVGGIVVMRYGENADAVIDKVKEKMKEVAKGFPQGVKFDIVYDRGALIKESVDSIKRTLIEEMIVVSVVVIIFLFHWRSALSIIIQIPITLAASFILLNAFGISSNIMSLTGIALAIGVIVDNGIIMSENAYKHLAERYAGWQEQQKSK; encoded by the coding sequence ATGGTACATAGAATAATCGAATGGTCTTTACGCAACCGTTTCATCGTGTTATTGATGGCAGCGGGCATATTTGCCTGGGGGATCTTTGCTGTTAAAAAGAACCCGATAGATGCCATCCCCGATCTCTCGGAAAACCAGGTGATTGTATTTACGGAATGGATGGGTCGTGGCCCTCAGCTCATAGAAGACCAGGTTACTTATCCGCTGGTTACAAACCTGCAGGGATTGCCGCGTATCAAATACGTTCGCGGTACTTCCATGTTTGGTATGAGCTTTATCTACGTGATATTCAACGATGATGTCGATATCTACTGGGCGAGGGAAAGAGTGCTGGAAAGACTAAGTACCGTTACCCGCACCCTGCCCAATGGTGTAACGCCACAGCTGGGTCCCGACGGTACCGGCGTCGGGCATATACTATGGTATACACTTGACGCGCCTGATATGGACCTCGGAGAACAGCGCGCGTTGCAGGACTGGTATGTGAAATTCGCTTTGCAGAACGTTGAGGGCGTTAGTGAGATCGCTTCTTTCGGTGGATTCCAGAAACAATACCAGATCACGGTAGATCCTAATAAACTGTTATACTACCGCTTGTCGGTAGCAGATGTGATCAACGCCGTGCGCACGAACAACAATGAATCGGGCGGTCGTAAGTTTGAACTAAGTGATATTGGCTACATCATCAAAACATCCGGCTATTTAAAATCGGTAGCTGAAATAGAGAATATTCCTGTCAAAACCCAGAACAGCATTCCCATCAGGGTAGCAGACGTAGCGGCAGTACAGATGACAGGCGAAACACGCCTGGGCATATTCGATCAGGATGGCCAGGGTGAACGTGTTGGTGGTATTGTCGTAATGCGCTACGGGGAGAATGCCGACGCTGTTATCGATAAGGTAAAAGAGAAAATGAAGGAAGTAGCCAAAGGCTTTCCCCAGGGTGTAAAGTTCGACATCGTATACGACAGGGGCGCCCTGATAAAGGAATCAGTAGATTCTATCAAACGAACACTCATCGAAGAAATGATCGTAGTATCGGTAGTGGTGATCATCTTCCTTTTCCACTGGCGCAGCGCACTAAGCATCATCATACAGATTCCCATTACACTGGCAGCCAGTTTCATCCTGCTGAATGCCTTCGGTATTTCTTCCAATATCATGTCACTGACAGGCATAGCCCTGGCTATCGGGGTGATAGTGGACAATGGGATCATTATGAGTGAGAACGCTTACAAACACCTGGCTGAGAGATACGCAGGGTGGCAGGAACAACAAAAAAGTAAATAA
- a CDS encoding glycoside hydrolase family 35 protein, with protein sequence MKRIGLIALLAALLSTTAGAQQTGKHTFELGDTAFLLDGKPFLMISGEMHYPRVPRECWRERMKMAKAMGLNTIGTYVFWNVHEPEKGQYDFSGNNDIAAFVKTAQEEGLWVVLRPSPYVCAEWEFGGYPYWLQQIKGLTVRSKEPQYLQAYRNYIKAVGKQLSPLLVNHGGNILMVQIENEYGSYSNDKDYLDINRKMFIEAGFDGLLYTCDPEPAIKDGHLPGLLPAINGVDDPAKVKKLINENHNGKGPYYIAEWYPAWFDWWGTKHHTVPYEKYLGKLDSVLSAGISINMYMFHGGTTRDFMNGANANDHSPYEPQISSYDYDAPLDEAGNATEKFRQFRNVIAKHLPAGTVLPEIPAARPAIAIPDIRFTRSTPLFSFLPAPVSSARPLTFEDLGQAYGWVLYSTTLDGNKKALLKLKELRDYCIVMVNGKRVGVLDRRSGLDSVELQLPAGKVKLDLLVENLGRINFGPYLLTNKKGITEEVLWAGKAVRNWKIYKLPFDRLPAVKAQKQLAGTNAPVLKEGTFVLDKPGDTYLDMSNWGKGAVWINGHHLGRYWEVGPQQTIYVPAEWLRKGTNNIAVMELIKPEMNKLSGITHPVLDVLK encoded by the coding sequence ATGAAAAGGATTGGCTTAATTGCTTTGCTGGCAGCACTGCTCAGTACGACTGCAGGCGCACAGCAAACGGGGAAACATACGTTCGAACTGGGAGATACTGCATTCCTGCTGGACGGTAAACCCTTCCTGATGATATCGGGCGAGATGCATTATCCCCGGGTGCCACGCGAATGCTGGCGCGAGAGAATGAAGATGGCGAAAGCAATGGGGTTGAATACCATTGGCACCTACGTATTCTGGAATGTACATGAGCCGGAGAAAGGACAGTATGATTTTTCAGGCAACAATGATATTGCCGCTTTTGTGAAAACAGCGCAGGAAGAAGGATTGTGGGTGGTTTTAAGGCCCAGCCCTTATGTATGTGCGGAGTGGGAATTTGGCGGATATCCATACTGGCTGCAGCAAATAAAGGGACTGACGGTGCGTAGCAAAGAGCCGCAGTACCTGCAGGCCTACCGGAATTATATCAAAGCCGTTGGTAAGCAGTTGTCGCCCTTACTGGTGAATCATGGCGGTAATATACTGATGGTGCAGATAGAGAATGAATACGGCTCTTATTCGAACGATAAAGACTATCTTGATATCAACCGCAAAATGTTCATAGAAGCGGGATTCGACGGTCTGCTATATACCTGCGATCCTGAACCTGCTATTAAAGACGGACACCTGCCAGGGTTGTTACCGGCTATTAATGGTGTAGATGATCCCGCGAAGGTGAAGAAGCTGATCAATGAGAATCATAATGGAAAAGGACCTTATTACATCGCTGAATGGTATCCTGCCTGGTTTGACTGGTGGGGAACGAAACATCATACCGTTCCCTATGAGAAGTACCTGGGAAAACTGGATAGCGTATTGTCGGCAGGCATCTCCATCAACATGTATATGTTCCATGGAGGCACCACCAGAGACTTCATGAATGGGGCTAACGCCAACGATCATTCGCCCTACGAACCGCAGATCAGTAGTTATGATTATGATGCGCCGCTCGACGAAGCGGGGAATGCTACCGAAAAGTTCAGGCAATTCCGTAACGTGATCGCCAAACATTTACCCGCCGGAACTGTATTGCCGGAAATACCTGCAGCAAGACCTGCGATTGCAATACCAGACATCCGGTTCACACGTTCAACACCATTGTTCAGCTTTTTACCGGCGCCTGTCAGCAGTGCAAGACCGCTCACTTTTGAAGATCTCGGACAGGCATATGGATGGGTACTGTACAGCACAACGCTGGACGGTAATAAGAAAGCCTTGTTAAAGCTGAAAGAGCTGAGAGATTATTGTATCGTGATGGTGAACGGTAAAAGAGTGGGAGTGCTGGACAGAAGATCCGGGTTGGATAGTGTAGAACTGCAATTGCCTGCAGGAAAAGTGAAACTGGACCTGCTGGTAGAGAACCTGGGGCGTATCAACTTTGGTCCTTATCTGCTGACAAATAAAAAAGGAATTACAGAAGAGGTGCTGTGGGCCGGTAAAGCAGTCCGGAACTGGAAGATTTACAAATTGCCATTTGACAGGCTGCCGGCAGTAAAGGCACAAAAGCAACTTGCAGGTACAAATGCACCGGTATTGAAAGAGGGTACATTTGTATTGGACAAGCCCGGAGATACATACCTGGACATGAGCAACTGGGGTAAAGGCGCTGTATGGATCAATGGACATCATCTCGGCAGATACTGGGAAGTAGGTCCGCAGCAGACGATATATGTTCCGGCGGAATGGCTCCGTAAAGGCACAAACAATATTGCTGTGATGGAATTGATCAAGCCGGAAATGAACAAATTATCGGGAATTACACATCCGGTACTGGATGTGCTGAAATAA
- a CDS encoding efflux RND transporter permease subunit yields the protein MNWLKNKLKRPPEWITEEERLKVIEQSSKQVSRGVFFATIIIITSFLPVFMLRGQEGKLFHPLAYTKTFIMIVDALLVITLAPVLISFFMKGKFRPDHDNPVNRVLERVYEPIINGVLKWRKTTIAVNVIALVITIPLLKSLGSEFMPPLDEQSILFMPVTLPDISNAEAKRILQVQDRIIRSVPEVDKVLGKAGRASTATDNSPISMIETIIMLKPKSQWRKGKTKKDIINELDAKLQIPGVVNGWTQPIINRINMLATGIRTDVGVKIYGQQLDSIAQVSERVKRALEGTPGIMDLYVEPVTGGKYLSIDVRRADLARYGLSVDDVNQTVETALGGAPVGNTIEGRQRFSISVRLAQDYRNSVERIKRIPLMSPAMGEVPLSSVADIKFTDGPPMITSENAMLRGAVLFNVRGRDLGSTVKEAIHKMSQAKGILPAGYYLEWSGQYENLIRGQQTLMWIAPIVLLIIFFSLYFAFKSLREAFLSLITVPFALIGGAYMIYFWGVNLSVAVAVGFIALFGIAVETGIVMVIYLNDAMQQLVKAKGNSSQTITKEDLRQHVIYGAAKRLRPKLMTVCVSLFGLVPVLWATGVGTDVMKPIVLPMIGGVLTSSTHILLVTPLIFLMSKEYELRKYGKLEIHEVHH from the coding sequence ATGAACTGGCTCAAAAATAAATTGAAAAGACCACCGGAATGGATCACGGAGGAAGAACGCTTAAAGGTGATCGAACAGTCGAGCAAACAGGTGTCGCGCGGGGTGTTCTTTGCCACTATCATCATTATCACTTCCTTCTTACCTGTCTTTATGCTGAGAGGACAGGAAGGTAAACTCTTCCATCCGCTGGCATATACAAAGACATTTATCATGATCGTGGATGCACTGCTGGTGATCACACTGGCGCCGGTACTCATCTCTTTTTTCATGAAGGGGAAATTCCGGCCGGACCATGATAACCCGGTGAACAGGGTATTGGAGCGCGTATATGAGCCCATCATCAATGGGGTATTGAAATGGCGTAAAACGACGATCGCTGTCAATGTGATCGCGCTCGTGATCACCATCCCCTTATTGAAAAGCCTGGGCAGCGAATTTATGCCTCCGCTGGACGAGCAAAGCATTCTCTTTATGCCGGTTACACTGCCTGATATTTCTAATGCCGAAGCGAAACGCATCCTGCAGGTGCAGGATCGGATCATCAGATCCGTACCGGAAGTTGACAAGGTATTGGGCAAGGCAGGCCGTGCCAGTACGGCTACCGACAATTCTCCCATCAGTATGATAGAAACCATCATCATGCTGAAGCCGAAATCGCAATGGCGAAAAGGGAAGACGAAGAAAGACATCATCAATGAACTGGACGCTAAACTGCAGATACCCGGTGTTGTGAACGGATGGACTCAACCCATCATTAACCGTATCAATATGCTGGCAACCGGTATCAGGACGGACGTAGGTGTGAAGATATACGGACAGCAGCTGGATTCTATTGCACAGGTATCAGAACGTGTGAAGAGGGCGCTGGAAGGAACACCGGGTATTATGGACCTGTATGTAGAACCTGTTACCGGTGGAAAATACCTCAGTATTGATGTGAGAAGAGCCGATCTGGCCCGTTATGGCCTTAGTGTGGACGATGTAAATCAGACAGTAGAAACAGCCCTGGGAGGTGCTCCTGTGGGCAACACAATAGAAGGCCGGCAGCGGTTTTCGATCAGTGTACGCCTGGCACAGGATTACCGTAACAGTGTGGAACGCATAAAACGTATTCCCCTGATGTCTCCCGCTATGGGAGAAGTGCCTTTATCGTCTGTAGCAGATATAAAGTTCACCGATGGTCCTCCGATGATCACTTCTGAAAATGCCATGCTGCGCGGTGCCGTATTGTTCAATGTACGTGGCCGTGACCTGGGTAGTACAGTAAAGGAAGCCATTCATAAAATGAGCCAGGCCAAAGGGATATTGCCTGCCGGTTATTACCTGGAATGGAGCGGACAATACGAGAACCTCATCCGCGGGCAACAGACGCTGATGTGGATCGCACCGATTGTGCTGCTGATCATATTCTTCTCCCTCTATTTCGCTTTCAAGTCACTCAGGGAAGCTTTCCTGAGCCTGATCACCGTGCCCTTTGCGTTGATCGGCGGCGCCTATATGATCTATTTCTGGGGCGTGAACCTTTCTGTGGCGGTAGCGGTGGGTTTTATCGCCCTGTTTGGTATAGCAGTGGAAACCGGTATCGTGATGGTGATCTACCTCAATGATGCCATGCAGCAACTGGTGAAGGCGAAAGGTAATTCTTCGCAGACCATCACGAAGGAAGATCTCCGGCAACATGTGATATACGGCGCTGCCAAGCGCCTGCGCCCTAAGCTGATGACAGTATGTGTATCGCTGTTTGGCCTGGTACCTGTATTGTGGGCTACAGGCGTAGGCACAGATGTGATGAAACCGATCGTGCTGCCGATGATCGGCGGGGTGTTGACCTCTTCCACACATATACTGCTGGTAACACCGCTGATCTTCTTAATGTCGAAAGAATATGAATTACGCAAGTACGGAAAATTAGAGATCCATGAAGTACATCACTAA
- a CDS encoding HYC_CC_PP family protein, with protein sequence MKKLFTLILAILYMGSSTGATFHMHYCMGKLVEVKLWHKEGQKCSKCGAEPTSACAKKCCKDEHKTVKLEKDQKAVENIFSVIQAPAIASPLTYAEQPETHVVSLLEEFPVSNAPPRSNKVHTHILNCTFRI encoded by the coding sequence ATGAAGAAGCTATTTACACTCATACTGGCCATTCTTTACATGGGGTCGTCTACCGGCGCTACCTTCCACATGCATTATTGCATGGGAAAACTGGTAGAAGTGAAACTGTGGCATAAAGAAGGGCAGAAGTGCAGTAAATGCGGTGCTGAACCTACATCCGCATGTGCTAAGAAGTGCTGTAAGGACGAGCATAAAACAGTAAAACTGGAAAAAGACCAGAAAGCTGTTGAAAACATCTTCTCTGTTATCCAGGCGCCTGCTATTGCCAGCCCGCTTACCTATGCAGAGCAGCCGGAAACGCATGTAGTTTCCCTGCTGGAAGAATTCCCGGTCAGCAACGCGCCGCCGCGAAGCAACAAAGTACATACACATATATTGAACTGCACATTCCGCATCTGA